TCCGATGACGGTCTCGATGTGCACTTCCGGTTCCTGCGGCCCCGGCCCCACATCATGCAGCGTGCCCGGAGCCCACACATGAACCATGGATCCGATGCCCTCCTGCCCGGCCTGGGCCTGGATCCGCGCCAGCACCGCGGCCAACTCACTGCGGTCGGCCACCAGCGCTTCGAGCGGCATGCCGCTGCTCTCGTCACGGCTCCACTGCAACATCAGCGGCGACCGGCGGCCCCCACCGTTTCGGCCCGTGGCGCTGGATGCTTCCGAGGGGGTGCTGGTCATGGCTTGATCAGTTCTCCGTTTCCTTCGTATGTTCTGAAATGGCTAGTTCCGTCCTCATGGGCAACGTACACGTGCAGGACGGCCCCACGGGGAAGGATGTACGGCAGCAGGGTGTCGCAACCCAGCTGGTCGCGACAAGGGCGATTATTGATGACCAGCAACGATTCTCGCGCGAACAGGCCTCTGCGGACACCGGCCGCGACATGTGATTCCACGTGCGAGAGCAGTGAAGTCGCGAATTTCAGCCTCGGGGTGCGCAGCGCGAGATCCTGCACCAGTCCCCGGTCCTCCCCGGAGACGATCTCGGGCCCCGCGGCCCTGCCGTTGACGGGGTCCAGGACGATCCCCGTGGTCTTCGCTCTTTTGTCGCCCTGGCGTGAGGGGAGCCTGGCGCCTGCCACGCGGACCCAGTCCGGAATCACCCCTGGCCCAGGCTTACCCCAAGGGCCCGGGGCGTCCGGGACGTCCGGGCCGGGTGGGTGCTCCGGGGTGTGTGGCGACCCGAACTGGGCGGCGGCCTGGTGTTCTGCCTCCAGAGCCGTGTGTCCCTGGTGGAGCTGTTCGGTCGTGGAGATCAGGTCATCGCGCAGGTCGATCAGGGATCCGGCGAAGCCCGCATGGGCGGGCTGGGCCGCAGTTGCGGCGTCGTCGCTGGCCTGGGCCGCCGAGGCGAGCATGTCCACGCCGCGGCCCAGGCCCTCGACCGCGCCGCCGAGGT
Above is a genomic segment from Kineosporia corallincola containing:
- a CDS encoding Imm1 family immunity protein, with translation MTSTPSEASSATGRNGGGRRSPLMLQWSRDESSGMPLEALVADRSELAAVLARIQAQAGQEGIGSMVHVWAPGTLHDVGPGPQEPEVHIETVIGDPAGAGLRWLGEVDALQAFNPDRIAPQGPITFDNCGNADEFPPSVFRLTLTDVQDILTEYLETGNRTATLAWTSLAFMGDPEP
- a CDS encoding DddA-like double-stranded DNA deaminase toxin, with protein sequence MAAVERCRQRAQAYAERAESIIRDYLDHGWDGLAEQIDQAGQTLQHLAEAIADARDTISSALAAVERASATTGLGNLRQHLGGAVEGLGRGVDMLASAAQASDDAATAAQPAHAGFAGSLIDLRDDLISTTEQLHQGHTALEAEHQAAAQFGSPHTPEHPPGPDVPDAPGPWGKPGPGVIPDWVRVAGARLPSRQGDKRAKTTGIVLDPVNGRAAGPEIVSGEDRGLVQDLALRTPRLKFATSLLSHVESHVAAGVRRGLFARESLLVINNRPCRDQLGCDTLLPYILPRGAVLHVYVAHEDGTSHFRTYEGNGELIKP